From Streptomyces griseorubiginosus, one genomic window encodes:
- a CDS encoding zinc-dependent metalloprotease, producing the protein MSDTPFGFGLPPEEPDDGDEGKKKDQQSGGGQGPNNPFGFGGLPGAGGFGGPGADNPLAAMFGSLNPTDLGAAFQQLGQMLSYEGGPVNWDMAKQIARQTVSQGTSDGTKDASVGPAERTAIQEAVRLADLWLDDATSLPSGAGTAVAWSRAEWVEATLPAWKELVDPVAERVGTAMGDVLPEEMQAMAGPLIGMMRSMGGAMFGTQIGQAVGVLAGEVVGSTDIGLPLGPAGKAALLPVNIEAFGKDLGVPKDEVRLYLALREAAHQRLFAHVPWLRSHLYGAVDGYARGIKVDTAKLEDVVGQFDPQNPEQLQDALQQGMFQPEDTPEQKAALARLETALALVEGWVDAVVHAAAKPRLSSADALRETLRRRRASGGPAEQTFATLIGLELRPRRLRDASRLWASLTDARGVDGRDGLWAHPDMLPTASDLDDPDGFVHREQLDFSELDKMLGEAAEKPDLKKKDDDSE; encoded by the coding sequence GTGAGTGACACCCCATTCGGATTCGGCCTTCCGCCGGAGGAGCCGGACGACGGCGACGAGGGCAAGAAGAAGGACCAGCAGAGCGGCGGTGGTCAGGGACCGAACAACCCGTTCGGTTTCGGCGGCCTGCCCGGCGCCGGAGGCTTTGGCGGCCCCGGCGCGGACAATCCGCTCGCTGCCATGTTCGGGTCGCTGAACCCCACCGACCTGGGCGCCGCCTTCCAGCAGCTGGGCCAGATGCTCTCGTACGAGGGCGGCCCGGTGAACTGGGACATGGCCAAGCAGATCGCCCGCCAGACGGTCTCCCAGGGCACTTCCGACGGCACCAAGGACGCGAGCGTCGGTCCCGCCGAGCGCACCGCGATCCAGGAGGCCGTCCGTCTGGCGGACCTGTGGCTCGACGACGCGACGTCCCTGCCGTCCGGTGCGGGAACCGCCGTGGCGTGGTCCCGCGCGGAGTGGGTCGAGGCGACCCTGCCCGCGTGGAAGGAGCTCGTGGACCCGGTCGCCGAGCGGGTCGGCACCGCGATGGGCGATGTCCTGCCGGAGGAGATGCAGGCCATGGCGGGCCCGCTGATCGGCATGATGCGCTCGATGGGCGGTGCCATGTTCGGCACCCAGATCGGGCAGGCCGTGGGCGTGCTCGCGGGCGAGGTCGTCGGCTCCACCGACATCGGCCTGCCGCTCGGCCCGGCCGGCAAGGCCGCGCTGCTTCCGGTGAACATCGAGGCCTTCGGCAAGGACCTCGGCGTCCCCAAGGACGAGGTGCGGCTGTATCTCGCCCTGCGCGAGGCCGCCCACCAGCGCCTCTTCGCGCACGTGCCGTGGCTGCGCTCGCATCTGTACGGCGCGGTCGACGGCTACGCGCGCGGGATCAAGGTCGACACCGCCAAGCTGGAGGACGTGGTCGGCCAGTTCGACCCGCAGAACCCCGAGCAGCTCCAGGACGCCCTTCAGCAGGGCATGTTCCAGCCGGAGGACACCCCGGAGCAGAAGGCGGCCCTGGCCCGTCTGGAGACGGCCCTGGCGCTCGTGGAGGGCTGGGTGGACGCGGTGGTCCACGCGGCCGCGAAGCCGCGTCTGTCGTCCGCCGACGCGCTGCGCGAGACCCTGCGCCGCCGCCGCGCCTCGGGCGGCCCGGCCGAGCAGACCTTCGCCACCCTGATCGGCCTGGAGCTGCGCCCGCGCCGCCTGCGGGACGCCTCCCGTCTGTGGGCCTCGCTCACCGACGCGCGCGGTGTCGACGGCCGGGACGGCCTGTGGGCCCACCCGGACATGCTGCCGACCGCCTCCGACCTGGACGACCCGGACGGCTTCGTGCACCGCGAGCAGCTGGACTTCTCCGAGCTGGACAAGATGCTCGGCGAGGCGGCGGAGAAGCCCGACCTCAAGAAGAAGGACGACGACTCCGAGTGA
- a CDS encoding NUDIX hydrolase, whose product MSLHDDAALVLKGYEDQADLRQAYLDHLAAHPDGMWKSCEAGHLTASALVIDPSRGQVLLTLHKKLRMWLQMGGHCEPQDVSLEAAAVREATEESGVAGLTLLPGGPVRLDRHPIPAPCNWHLDVQYAAIAPSGAVETISEESLDVRWFAYDEVAEVADESVVRLLEATRARL is encoded by the coding sequence GTGAGCCTCCATGACGACGCTGCCCTGGTCCTCAAGGGATACGAGGACCAGGCAGATCTTCGCCAGGCCTACCTGGACCATCTCGCGGCGCATCCGGACGGCATGTGGAAGTCCTGCGAGGCGGGGCACCTCACGGCGAGCGCCCTGGTGATCGACCCGTCACGGGGGCAGGTCCTGCTCACCCTCCACAAGAAGTTGCGGATGTGGCTCCAGATGGGCGGCCACTGCGAGCCGCAGGACGTCTCCCTGGAGGCGGCGGCCGTGCGCGAGGCGACGGAGGAGTCCGGCGTCGCCGGTCTGACCCTGCTGCCCGGCGGCCCGGTCCGCCTGGACCGGCACCCCATCCCGGCACCCTGCAACTGGCACTTGGACGTGCAGTACGCGGCAATCGCCCCGTCCGGGGCCGTGGAGACGATCAGCGAGGAGTCCCTGGACGTGCGCTGGTTCGCCTACGACGAGGTTGCGGAGGTCGCCGACGAGTCGGTCGTACGACTGCTGGAAGCGACGCGCGCGCGGCTGTGA
- a CDS encoding AIM24 family protein yields the protein MHSTLFAHVPVESTGRYTLQNPQLLKTEVTQGGSPILARQGAMVAFEGQVEFDSQYRNRSWRNVERMTGEGLDLMRCKGTGTVYLANVAQHLHIMEVGRGITVDSSYILAFDGSLGVGIVAVDSAVEVASAGAYNLELSGSGQVVLMTSGEPLVLEVGPDKNVCVDSDAVIAWSTSLRTQLQAPTSTSGVWRRRGTTGEGWEMHFGGTGHVLVQPSELLPPQGMRNGGMLGQFGMRGNSLGGSNS from the coding sequence ATGCACAGCACACTCTTCGCACACGTCCCGGTCGAGTCGACCGGGCGCTACACCCTGCAGAACCCGCAGCTCCTGAAGACCGAGGTCACCCAGGGCGGCAGCCCGATCCTGGCCCGGCAGGGCGCCATGGTGGCCTTCGAGGGACAGGTCGAGTTCGACAGCCAGTACCGCAACCGCAGCTGGCGCAATGTCGAGCGGATGACCGGCGAGGGCCTCGACCTCATGCGCTGCAAGGGCACCGGCACCGTCTACCTGGCCAACGTCGCCCAGCACCTGCACATCATGGAGGTCGGCCGCGGCATCACCGTCGACAGCTCCTACATCCTCGCCTTCGACGGCTCCCTCGGCGTGGGCATCGTCGCCGTGGACAGCGCCGTCGAGGTGGCCTCCGCGGGCGCCTACAACCTGGAGCTGTCCGGCTCCGGGCAGGTCGTCCTGATGACCTCGGGCGAGCCGCTCGTCCTCGAGGTGGGACCCGACAAGAACGTCTGCGTCGACTCCGACGCCGTCATCGCCTGGTCCACGTCCCTGCGCACCCAGCTCCAGGCGCCCACCTCCACCTCCGGAGTGTGGCGTCGCCGGGGCACCACCGGTGAGGGCTGGGAGATGCACTTCGGCGGCACCGGCCACGTCCTGGTCCAGCCCAGCGAGCTCCTGCCACCGCAGGGCATGCGCAACGGCGGCATGCTCGGCCAGTTCGGCATGCGCGGCAACTCCCTCGGGGGCAGCAACAGCTAG
- a CDS encoding AIM24 family protein: MDSQTLSAHRAAATGVRMSVHSSKTLKVTMVTGQDLIAKAGSMIAYDGYVQFDGAPASLRRSAEEMVTGEGGRLMLARGDGDLYLADYGGDILVLHLNGEALSVNGATLLACDASLELAIEPVKGLAKLSGSGLTNLVVKGTGWVALVSRGIPMALDCAERETYVDPDALVAWTTGMEMKARRTIKASALIGRGSGEAFQIGFKGQGFVVVQPSEDTGDRFKIRG, translated from the coding sequence ATGGACTCCCAGACTCTGAGTGCGCACCGCGCCGCCGCGACCGGCGTCCGCATGAGTGTGCACAGCTCCAAGACGCTCAAGGTCACCATGGTCACCGGGCAGGACCTGATCGCCAAGGCCGGCTCGATGATCGCCTACGACGGCTACGTGCAGTTCGACGGGGCCCCCGCGAGCCTGCGCCGCTCGGCGGAGGAGATGGTCACCGGCGAGGGCGGCCGGCTGATGCTGGCCCGCGGTGACGGCGACCTGTACCTCGCCGACTACGGCGGCGACATCCTCGTCCTGCACCTCAACGGCGAAGCGCTGTCCGTCAACGGCGCCACCCTGCTGGCCTGCGACGCCTCGCTGGAACTGGCCATCGAGCCGGTCAAGGGGCTCGCCAAGCTGTCCGGTTCCGGCCTGACCAACCTGGTCGTCAAGGGCACCGGCTGGGTCGCCCTGGTCAGCCGGGGCATCCCGATGGCCCTGGACTGCGCCGAGCGCGAGACCTACGTCGACCCGGACGCGCTCGTCGCCTGGACGACCGGCATGGAGATGAAGGCCCGCCGCACCATCAAGGCGAGCGCCCTCATCGGCCGCGGCAGCGGCGAGGCCTTCCAGATCGGCTTCAAGGGACAGGGCTTCGTCGTCGTCCAGCCGAGCGAGGACACCGGCGACCGATTCAAGATCCGGGGCTGA